A stretch of Phragmites australis chromosome 12, lpPhrAust1.1, whole genome shotgun sequence DNA encodes these proteins:
- the LOC133887177 gene encoding uncharacterized protein LOC133887177 — protein MVRILSQEDLDILRDLPSLYSLDLHVREAVREKLVITGSTGTDHAVPPFRSLSMFKLTSYAMALVFERGAMRKLQLLSFSFRLRDTKYVHADFDLGFENLTSLKAVDVAIDCHSAFLWEVKAAEAAMRKATNLNLNLPTLDVTRHFEREMQWEENQDNLELETMEEEEELSGIAKIGPWGGNGGRPYDAKTAPRRLKSATICSGTVVDSLSFSYVDRTGKQHIAGPWGGHGGSNHTILLGSSELLKLVEQLVWYQTLL, from the exons CCCTTGATTTGCACGTGAGAGAAGCCGTAAGAGAGAAGTTGGTGATCACCGGCAGTACAGGTACTGACCATGCAGTGCCACCTTTCCGGTCTCTATCAATGTTCAAGCTTACAAGTTATGCAATGGCGCTTGTGTTTGAACGAGGAGCCATGCGGAAGCTTCAACTGCTTTCTTTCAGTTTTCGTCTCAGGGACACGAAATATGTTCATGCCGACTTTGACCTTGGCTTTGAGAATCTCACCTCCCTTAAGGCTGTGGATGTTGCAATCGACTGTCACTCTGCTTTTCTTTGGGAAGTGAAGGCTGCAGAGGCTGCCATGAGGAAGGCAACGAACTTGAATCTGAACCTTCCCACCCTTGATGTGACCAGGCATTTTGAAAGGGAGATGCAATGGGAAGAAAATCAAGACAACCTAGAATTGGAAaccatggaagaagaagaagaactg TCTGGGATTGCCAAGATTGGACCATggggaggaaacggagggaggCCTTATGATGCCAAGACGGCACCCCGCCGTCTAAAAAGCGCAACAATTTGTAGCGGCACAGTCGTTGATTCACTTTCATTTTCATATGTTGACCGTACTGGGAAGCAGCACATTGCCGGTCCATGGGGTGGCCATGGCGGGAGCAATCATACG ATACTACTTGGCTCTTCGGAACTCCTGAAGTTAGTGGAACAATTGGTTTGGTACCAGACATTGTTATAA